A stretch of the Vitis vinifera cultivar Pinot Noir 40024 chromosome 16, ASM3070453v1 genome encodes the following:
- the LOC100261214 gene encoding UDP-glycosyltransferase 88A1, producing the protein MESVVLYPSPGMGHLISMVELGKLILKHHPSFSITIFIVTPPYNTGSTAPYLARVSSTIPSITFHHLPTISLPLDSFSSPNHETLAFELLRLNNPNIHQALVSISNNSSVRALIVDCFCTAALSVAAQLNIPFYYFFTSGACCLASFLYLPFIHQQTTKSFKDLNTHLHIPGLPPVPASDMAKPILDREDKAYELFVNMSIHLPRSAGIIVNTFEALEPRAVKTILDGLCVLDGPTSPIFCIGPLIAADDRSGGGGGGGGGSGIPECLTWLESQPKRSVLFLCFGSLGLFSEEQLKEIAVGLERSGQRFLWVVRSPPSKDPSRRFLAPPEPDLNSLLPDGFLDRTKERGLMVKSWAPQVAVLNHASVGGFVTHCGWNSVLEAVCAGVPMVAWPLYAEQRFNRVVLVEEMKLAFPMEESEEGFVTATEVEKRVRELMESEEGNTLRLRIMAMKEAAETAMSDGGSSRTALTKLVKSWRPG; encoded by the coding sequence ATGGAGAGTGTTGTCTTGTATCCATCACCAGGGATGGGTCACCTCATCTCAATGGTGGAGCTTGGAAAGCTTATACTGAAACACCATCCTTCATTCTCCATCACCATATTCATTGTCACTCCACCTTACAACACTGGCTCTACTGCTCCTTATCTCGCCCGCGTCTCCTCCACCATTCCTTCCATCACTTTCCACCACCTCCCCACCATTTCTCTCCCTCTCGATTCTTTCTCCTCTCCCAACCATGAAACCCTTGCTTTCGAGCTCCTCCGCCTCAACAACCCTAACATCCACCAGGCCCTTGTGTCCATCTCCAACAATTCCTCCGTCCGTGCCCTTATCGTTGATTGCTTCTGTACAGCGGCGCTTTCTGTGGCTGCTCAACTCAACATTCCATTCTACTATTTCTTCACTTCTGGCGCCTGCTGCCTCGCTTCCTTCCTTTACCTCCCTTTCATTCACCAGCAGACTACCAAAAGCTTTAAAGACCTCAACACCCATCTCCATATTCCGGGTTTACCGCCGGTACCGGCCTCTGACATGGCGAAGCCGATACTTGACAGGGAGGATAAGGCTTATGAGTTATTCGTAAACATGTCCATACACTTGCCAAGATCAGCTGGAATCATTGTGAACACCTTTGAAGCGCTGGAACCAAGAGCTGTCAAAACGATTTTGGATGGGCTCTGCGTCCTTGACGGTCCAACCTCACCAATATTCTGCATAGGACCATTAATTGCAGCTGATGATCGAtccggtggtggtggtggtggaggggGAGGTAGCGGCATTCCTGAGTGTTTGACATGGCTCGAATCTCAACCAAAACGCAGcgttttgtttttgtgttttgggAGCTTGGGTTTGTTCTCAGAAGAACAGTTGAAGGAGATAGCGGTTGGGTTAGAGAGGAGTGGGCAGAGGTTCTTGTGGGTAGTGCGGAGCCCACCCTCCAAGGACCCGAGCAGGCGTTTTTTAGCACCACCGGAACCGGATTTGAATTCCCTTCTCCCAGATGGGTTTTTGGATCGAACCAAGGAGAGGGGCCTAATGGTGAAGTCGTGGGCTCCTCAGGTGGCCGTCTTGAATCACGCCTCTGTTGGAGGGTTTGTGACTCACTGTGGGTGGAACTCAGTGCTTGAAGCAGTGTGTGCAGGCGTGCCAATGGTGGCATGGCCACTATATGCCGAGCAAAGGTTTAACAGGGTGGTGCTGGTGGAGGAAATGAAGCTAGCCTTTCCAATGGAAGAGTCGGAAGAAGGGTTTGTTACTGCAACTGAGGTTGAGAAGCGAGTTAGAGAGTTGATGGAGTCGGAGGAAGGAAACACCCTTCGTCTCCGGATCATGGCCATGAAAGAAGCTGCTGAGACTGCAATGAGCGACGGTGGATCATCCCGCACCGCATTAACAAAACTGGTCAAGTCATGGAGGCCAGgatga